The following are encoded in a window of Mangifera indica cultivar Alphonso unplaced genomic scaffold, CATAS_Mindica_2.1 Un_0044, whole genome shotgun sequence genomic DNA:
- the LOC123206623 gene encoding CBS domain-containing protein CBSX1, chloroplastic-like isoform X6 has product MSSISVLTCLTLVRLHGVHSLPHPHFPCTLVTAISPVRSKSRRCSFSRAPPAFAHNGAGITNSVPPRNGTYTVGDFMTRKEDLHVVKTTTTVDEALECLVEKRITGFPVIDDDWKLVGVVSDYDLLAIDSISGCNQNDANLFPNVNSSWKTFNEIQRLLSKNNGKVVGDLMTPTPLVVYENTNLEDAARLLLETKYRRLPVVDGDGKLVGIITRGNVVRAALHIKHSG; this is encoded by the exons ATGAGCTCCATTTCTGTGCTCACTTGTCTCACCCTCGTACGACTCCACGGCGTTCACTCGCTTCCCCATCCTCACTTTCCCTGCACACTAGTAACCGCCATATCACCGGTTCGTTCTAAGAGCCGACGTTGCAGTTTCTCTCGAGCGCCGCCGGCTTTCGCTCATAACGGCGCCGGGATCACGAACTCCGTTCCG cCAAGAAATGGAACATACACGGTTGGTGATTTTATGACCAGGAAGGAGGATTTACATGTTGTGAAGACTACAACAACGGTTGATGAAG CACTTGAGTGTCTTGTCGAGAAGAGAATAACTGGTTTTCCTGTAATAGATGATGACTGGAAACTG GTTGGTGTTGTTTCAGATTATGACCTGTTAGCAATTGACTCCATATCAG GTTGCAATCAAAATGATGCAAACTTGTTTCCTAATGTCAATAGTTCTTGGAAA ACATTCAATGAGATACAAAGACTGCTTAGTAAGAATAATGGAAAAGTTGTTGGTGACTTGATGACACCTACTCCACTTGTTGTTTATGAAAATACCAACTTAGAAGATGCTGCTAG GTTGTTGCTAGAAACAAAATACCGGAGATTGCCAGTGGTAGACGGTGATGGCAAGCTG GTCGGAATCATCACAAGGGGAAATGTTGTTAGAGCGGCTCTGCATATAAAACATTCAG GGTAG
- the LOC123206623 gene encoding CBS domain-containing protein CBSX1, chloroplastic-like isoform X7 — protein sequence MSSISVLTCLTLVRLHGVHSLPHPHFPCTLVTAISPVRSKSRRCSFSRAPPAFAHNGAGITNSVPPRNGTYTVGDFMTRKEDLHVVKTTTTVDEALECLVEKRITGFPVIDDDWKLTFNEIQRLLSKNNGKVVGDLMTPTPLVVYENTNLEDAASILSHLIALSQISDERLLLETKYRRLPVVDGDGKLVGIITRGNVVRAALHIKHSVQGSSGGPR from the exons ATGAGCTCCATTTCTGTGCTCACTTGTCTCACCCTCGTACGACTCCACGGCGTTCACTCGCTTCCCCATCCTCACTTTCCCTGCACACTAGTAACCGCCATATCACCGGTTCGTTCTAAGAGCCGACGTTGCAGTTTCTCTCGAGCGCCGCCGGCTTTCGCTCATAACGGCGCCGGGATCACGAACTCCGTTCCG cCAAGAAATGGAACATACACGGTTGGTGATTTTATGACCAGGAAGGAGGATTTACATGTTGTGAAGACTACAACAACGGTTGATGAAG CACTTGAGTGTCTTGTCGAGAAGAGAATAACTGGTTTTCCTGTAATAGATGATGACTGGAAACTG ACATTCAATGAGATACAAAGACTGCTTAGTAAGAATAATGGAAAAGTTGTTGGTGACTTGATGACACCTACTCCACTTGTTGTTTATGAAAATACCAACTTAGAAGATGCTGCTAG catACTGTCACACTTGATTGCACTAAGTCAAATCTCTGATGAAAGGTTGTTGCTAGAAACAAAATACCGGAGATTGCCAGTGGTAGACGGTGATGGCAAGCTG GTCGGAATCATCACAAGGGGAAATGTTGTTAGAGCGGCTCTGCATATAAAACATTCAG TGCAGGGTAGTTCTGGTGGTCCTAGATAA
- the LOC123206623 gene encoding CBS domain-containing protein CBSX1, chloroplastic-like isoform X3, whose amino-acid sequence MSSISVLTCLTLVRLHGVHSLPHPHFPCTLVTAISPVRSKSRRCSFSRAPPAFAHNGAGITNSVPPRNGTYTVGDFMTRKEDLHVVKTTTTVDEALECLVEKRITGFPVIDDDWKLVGVVSDYDLLAIDSISGCNQNDANLFPNVNSSWKTFNEIQRLLSKNNGKVVGDLMTPTPLVVYENTNLEDAASILSHLIALSQISDERLLLETKYRRLPVVDGDGKLVGIITRGNVVRAALHIKHSG is encoded by the exons ATGAGCTCCATTTCTGTGCTCACTTGTCTCACCCTCGTACGACTCCACGGCGTTCACTCGCTTCCCCATCCTCACTTTCCCTGCACACTAGTAACCGCCATATCACCGGTTCGTTCTAAGAGCCGACGTTGCAGTTTCTCTCGAGCGCCGCCGGCTTTCGCTCATAACGGCGCCGGGATCACGAACTCCGTTCCG cCAAGAAATGGAACATACACGGTTGGTGATTTTATGACCAGGAAGGAGGATTTACATGTTGTGAAGACTACAACAACGGTTGATGAAG CACTTGAGTGTCTTGTCGAGAAGAGAATAACTGGTTTTCCTGTAATAGATGATGACTGGAAACTG GTTGGTGTTGTTTCAGATTATGACCTGTTAGCAATTGACTCCATATCAG GTTGCAATCAAAATGATGCAAACTTGTTTCCTAATGTCAATAGTTCTTGGAAA ACATTCAATGAGATACAAAGACTGCTTAGTAAGAATAATGGAAAAGTTGTTGGTGACTTGATGACACCTACTCCACTTGTTGTTTATGAAAATACCAACTTAGAAGATGCTGCTAG catACTGTCACACTTGATTGCACTAAGTCAAATCTCTGATGAAAGGTTGTTGCTAGAAACAAAATACCGGAGATTGCCAGTGGTAGACGGTGATGGCAAGCTG GTCGGAATCATCACAAGGGGAAATGTTGTTAGAGCGGCTCTGCATATAAAACATTCAG GGTAG
- the LOC123206623 gene encoding CBS domain-containing protein CBSX2, chloroplastic-like isoform X1: MSSISVLTCLTLVRLHGVHSLPHPHFPCTLVTAISPVRSKSRRCSFSRAPPAFAHNGAGITNSVPPRNGTYTVGDFMTRKEDLHVVKTTTTVDEALECLVEKRITGFPVIDDDWKLVGVVSDYDLLAIDSISGCNQNDANLFPNVNSSWKTFNEIQRLLSKNNGKVVGDLMTPTPLVVYENTNLEDAASILSHLIALSQISDERLLLETKYRRLPVVDGDGKLVGIITRGNVVRAALHIKHSVQGSSGGPR, translated from the exons ATGAGCTCCATTTCTGTGCTCACTTGTCTCACCCTCGTACGACTCCACGGCGTTCACTCGCTTCCCCATCCTCACTTTCCCTGCACACTAGTAACCGCCATATCACCGGTTCGTTCTAAGAGCCGACGTTGCAGTTTCTCTCGAGCGCCGCCGGCTTTCGCTCATAACGGCGCCGGGATCACGAACTCCGTTCCG cCAAGAAATGGAACATACACGGTTGGTGATTTTATGACCAGGAAGGAGGATTTACATGTTGTGAAGACTACAACAACGGTTGATGAAG CACTTGAGTGTCTTGTCGAGAAGAGAATAACTGGTTTTCCTGTAATAGATGATGACTGGAAACTG GTTGGTGTTGTTTCAGATTATGACCTGTTAGCAATTGACTCCATATCAG GTTGCAATCAAAATGATGCAAACTTGTTTCCTAATGTCAATAGTTCTTGGAAA ACATTCAATGAGATACAAAGACTGCTTAGTAAGAATAATGGAAAAGTTGTTGGTGACTTGATGACACCTACTCCACTTGTTGTTTATGAAAATACCAACTTAGAAGATGCTGCTAG catACTGTCACACTTGATTGCACTAAGTCAAATCTCTGATGAAAGGTTGTTGCTAGAAACAAAATACCGGAGATTGCCAGTGGTAGACGGTGATGGCAAGCTG GTCGGAATCATCACAAGGGGAAATGTTGTTAGAGCGGCTCTGCATATAAAACATTCAG TGCAGGGTAGTTCTGGTGGTCCTAGATAA
- the LOC123206623 gene encoding CBS domain-containing protein CBSX1, chloroplastic-like isoform X8, with product MSSISVLTCLTLVRLHGVHSLPHPHFPCTLVTAISPVRSKSRRCSFSRAPPAFAHNGAGITNSVPPRNGTYTVGDFMTRKEDLHVVKTTTTVDEALECLVEKRITGFPVIDDDWKLTFNEIQRLLSKNNGKVVGDLMTPTPLVVYENTNLEDAARLLLETKYRRLPVVDGDGKLVGIITRGNVVRAALHIKHSVQGSSGGPR from the exons ATGAGCTCCATTTCTGTGCTCACTTGTCTCACCCTCGTACGACTCCACGGCGTTCACTCGCTTCCCCATCCTCACTTTCCCTGCACACTAGTAACCGCCATATCACCGGTTCGTTCTAAGAGCCGACGTTGCAGTTTCTCTCGAGCGCCGCCGGCTTTCGCTCATAACGGCGCCGGGATCACGAACTCCGTTCCG cCAAGAAATGGAACATACACGGTTGGTGATTTTATGACCAGGAAGGAGGATTTACATGTTGTGAAGACTACAACAACGGTTGATGAAG CACTTGAGTGTCTTGTCGAGAAGAGAATAACTGGTTTTCCTGTAATAGATGATGACTGGAAACTG ACATTCAATGAGATACAAAGACTGCTTAGTAAGAATAATGGAAAAGTTGTTGGTGACTTGATGACACCTACTCCACTTGTTGTTTATGAAAATACCAACTTAGAAGATGCTGCTAG GTTGTTGCTAGAAACAAAATACCGGAGATTGCCAGTGGTAGACGGTGATGGCAAGCTG GTCGGAATCATCACAAGGGGAAATGTTGTTAGAGCGGCTCTGCATATAAAACATTCAG TGCAGGGTAGTTCTGGTGGTCCTAGATAA
- the LOC123206623 gene encoding CBS domain-containing protein CBSX1, chloroplastic-like isoform X5, with the protein MSSISVLTCLTLVRLHGVHSLPHPHFPCTLVTAISPVRSKSRRCSFSRAPPAFAHNGAGITNSVPPRNGTYTVGDFMTRKEDLHVVKTTTTVDEALECLVEKRITGFPVIDDDWKLVGVVSDYDLLAIDSISGCNQNDANLFPNVNSSWKTFNEIQRLLSKNNGKVVGDLMTPTPLVVYENTNLEDAARLLLETKYRRLPVVDGDGKLVGIITRGNVVRAALHIKHSGEKLT; encoded by the exons ATGAGCTCCATTTCTGTGCTCACTTGTCTCACCCTCGTACGACTCCACGGCGTTCACTCGCTTCCCCATCCTCACTTTCCCTGCACACTAGTAACCGCCATATCACCGGTTCGTTCTAAGAGCCGACGTTGCAGTTTCTCTCGAGCGCCGCCGGCTTTCGCTCATAACGGCGCCGGGATCACGAACTCCGTTCCG cCAAGAAATGGAACATACACGGTTGGTGATTTTATGACCAGGAAGGAGGATTTACATGTTGTGAAGACTACAACAACGGTTGATGAAG CACTTGAGTGTCTTGTCGAGAAGAGAATAACTGGTTTTCCTGTAATAGATGATGACTGGAAACTG GTTGGTGTTGTTTCAGATTATGACCTGTTAGCAATTGACTCCATATCAG GTTGCAATCAAAATGATGCAAACTTGTTTCCTAATGTCAATAGTTCTTGGAAA ACATTCAATGAGATACAAAGACTGCTTAGTAAGAATAATGGAAAAGTTGTTGGTGACTTGATGACACCTACTCCACTTGTTGTTTATGAAAATACCAACTTAGAAGATGCTGCTAG GTTGTTGCTAGAAACAAAATACCGGAGATTGCCAGTGGTAGACGGTGATGGCAAGCTG GTCGGAATCATCACAAGGGGAAATGTTGTTAGAGCGGCTCTGCATATAAAACATTCAGGTGAAAAGTTGACGTGA
- the LOC123206623 gene encoding CBS domain-containing protein CBSX1, chloroplastic-like isoform X2 encodes MSSISVLTCLTLVRLHGVHSLPHPHFPCTLVTAISPVRSKSRRCSFSRAPPAFAHNGAGITNSVPPRNGTYTVGDFMTRKEDLHVVKTTTTVDEALECLVEKRITGFPVIDDDWKLVGVVSDYDLLAIDSISGCNQNDANLFPNVNSSWKTFNEIQRLLSKNNGKVVGDLMTPTPLVVYENTNLEDAASILSHLIALSQISDERLLLETKYRRLPVVDGDGKLVGIITRGNVVRAALHIKHSGEKLT; translated from the exons ATGAGCTCCATTTCTGTGCTCACTTGTCTCACCCTCGTACGACTCCACGGCGTTCACTCGCTTCCCCATCCTCACTTTCCCTGCACACTAGTAACCGCCATATCACCGGTTCGTTCTAAGAGCCGACGTTGCAGTTTCTCTCGAGCGCCGCCGGCTTTCGCTCATAACGGCGCCGGGATCACGAACTCCGTTCCG cCAAGAAATGGAACATACACGGTTGGTGATTTTATGACCAGGAAGGAGGATTTACATGTTGTGAAGACTACAACAACGGTTGATGAAG CACTTGAGTGTCTTGTCGAGAAGAGAATAACTGGTTTTCCTGTAATAGATGATGACTGGAAACTG GTTGGTGTTGTTTCAGATTATGACCTGTTAGCAATTGACTCCATATCAG GTTGCAATCAAAATGATGCAAACTTGTTTCCTAATGTCAATAGTTCTTGGAAA ACATTCAATGAGATACAAAGACTGCTTAGTAAGAATAATGGAAAAGTTGTTGGTGACTTGATGACACCTACTCCACTTGTTGTTTATGAAAATACCAACTTAGAAGATGCTGCTAG catACTGTCACACTTGATTGCACTAAGTCAAATCTCTGATGAAAGGTTGTTGCTAGAAACAAAATACCGGAGATTGCCAGTGGTAGACGGTGATGGCAAGCTG GTCGGAATCATCACAAGGGGAAATGTTGTTAGAGCGGCTCTGCATATAAAACATTCAGGTGAAAAGTTGACGTGA
- the LOC123206625 gene encoding polyadenylate-binding protein 2-like isoform X2: protein MAQGQAQAAVQGQNVNGGANQFVTTSLYVGDLEENVSDSQLYDLFNQISQVVSVRVCRDLSTRRSLGYGYVNYSNPHDAARALDVLNFTPVNGKPIRIMYSHRDPTLRKSGAGNIFIKNLDKAIDHKALQETFSAFGNILSCKVATDLNGLSKGYGFVQFENEESAQKAIEKLNGMLLNDKQVYVGPFLRKQERETEINMNKFNNVYVKNLSEAITEEDLQKIFGEFGTITSVVVMRDADGKSKCFGFVNFENADDAANAVEALNGKKFDDKEWYVGKAQRKSERELELKYRFEQNMKEVADKFQGANLYMKNLDDSIDDDKLKQLFSQFGSITSCKVMRDPNGISRGSGFVAFTTPEEASRAILEMNGKMVVSKPLFVALAQRKEDRRARLQAQFSQIRPVAMAPSVASRMPMYPPGGPGLGQQLFYGQAPPAMIPPQPGFGYQQQLVPGMRPAGAPMQNFYVPVVPPGQQSQRPSGRRAGAMQQTQQHVPVMQPQMLPRGRVYRYPSGRGLPDVPMPGVGGMLSVPYDMGGMALRNAAIPQPIPIGTLASALANASPEQQRMLEECFDRISEVTWSLI, encoded by the exons ATGGCTCAGGGTCAAGCTCAGGCGGCTGTTCAGGGACAGAACGTGAATGGCGGGGCCAATCAATTCGTGACGACGTCGCTTTACGTGGGCGATCTGGAGGAGAACGTCTCGGATTCCCAGCTGTACGATCTATTTAATCAGATCAGTCAGGTGGTTTCAGTTCGGGTTTGCCGGGACTTGTCGACCCGTCGATCACTGGGTTACGGTTACGTTAATTACAGCAATCCACATGATG cGGCAAGGGCATTGGATGTGCTGAACTTCACTCCTGTGAATGGAAAGCCTATTAGGATTATGTATTCTCATCGCGACCCTACTCTTCGGAAAAGTGGAGCAGGGAATATATTTATCAAG AATCTGGACAAGGCCATTGATCACAAGGCGTTACAGGAAACATTCTCTGCATTTGGGAACATCCTCTCTTGCAAGGTGGCAACAGATTTGAATGGTCTGTCAAAAGGCTATGGCTTTGTACAATTTGAGAATGAGGAATCTGCCCAAAAAGCTATAGAGAAGCTGAATGGTATGCTATTAAATGATAAGCAAGTTTATGTAGGGCCATTCCTCCGCAAACAAGAGAGAGAAACTGAAATCAACATGAACAAATTCAACAATGTTTATGTAAAGAATCTCTCAGAAGCAATAACTGAAGAAGATTTGCAGAAAATTTTTGGTGAATTTGGCACGATTACTAGTGTTGTGGTGATGAGGGATGCAGATGGCAAATCAAAGTGCTTTGGTTTTGTCAATTTTGAGAATGCTGATGATGCCGCAAACGCTGTTGAGGCCCTTAATGGAAAGAAATTTGATGATAAGGAATGGTATGTTGGGAAAGCCCAGAGGAAATCTGAAAGGGAACTTGAGTTAAAATATCGATTTGAGCAGAATATGAAGGAAGTGGCAGATAAATTTCAGGGTGCAAACTTGTACAtgaaaaatttagatgataGTATCGATGATGATAAGCTTAAGCAGCTGTTCTCTCAATTTGGTTCCATCACATCATGCAAG GTGATGCGAGACCCTAACGGAATTAGCAGAGGATCAGGATTTGTTGCATTCACCACTCCTGAAGAGGCATCTAGAGCT ATCCTggagatgaatggaaaaatGGTTGTTAGCAAGCCTCTATTTGTTGCACTTGCACAACGCAAGGAAGATAGAAGAGCAAGGCTGCAG GCTCAGTTTTCTCAAATCCGGCCAGTTGCTATGGCACCTTCTGTTGCTTCTCGTATGCCAATGTACCCTCCTGGTGGTCCGGGTCTTGGGCAACAGCTATTCTATGGTCAAGCTCCACCTGCTATGATTCCTCCTCAG CCTGGATTTGGGTATCAGCAGCAGCTTGTTCCTGGTATGAGACCTGCTGGGGCCCCAATGCAGAATTTCTATGTTCCAGTGGTTCCACCAGGGCAACAGAGTCAGCGGCCTAGTGGCAGACGGGCAGGAGCTATGCAACAAACCCAACAACATGTTCCTGTAATGCAGCCACAG ATGCTTCCTAGGGGACGTGTCTACCGCTACCCCTCTGGGCGTGGACTGCCTGATGTTCCCATGCCTGGTGTTGGAGGAATGCTATCTGTTCCATATGACATGGGTGGTATGGCTTTGCGCAATGCAGCAATCCCTCAGCCAATTCCAATTGGGACTTTGGCTTCTGCCCTTGCAAATGCCTCTCCAGAGCAGCAGAGGATG TTGGAGGAATGTTTTGACAGAATATCTGAAGTTACTTGGTCACTAATCTGA
- the LOC123206625 gene encoding polyadenylate-binding protein 2-like isoform X1, with amino-acid sequence MAQGQAQAAVQGQNVNGGANQFVTTSLYVGDLEENVSDSQLYDLFNQISQVVSVRVCRDLSTRRSLGYGYVNYSNPHDAARALDVLNFTPVNGKPIRIMYSHRDPTLRKSGAGNIFIKNLDKAIDHKALQETFSAFGNILSCKVATDLNGLSKGYGFVQFENEESAQKAIEKLNGMLLNDKQVYVGPFLRKQERETEINMNKFNNVYVKNLSEAITEEDLQKIFGEFGTITSVVVMRDADGKSKCFGFVNFENADDAANAVEALNGKKFDDKEWYVGKAQRKSERELELKYRFEQNMKEVADKFQGANLYMKNLDDSIDDDKLKQLFSQFGSITSCKVMRDPNGISRGSGFVAFTTPEEASRAILEMNGKMVVSKPLFVALAQRKEDRRARLQAQFSQIRPVAMAPSVASRMPMYPPGGPGLGQQLFYGQAPPAMIPPQPGFGYQQQLVPGMRPAGAPMQNFYVPVVPPGQQSQRPSGRRAGAMQQTQQHVPVMQPQMLPRGRVYRYPSGRGLPDVPMPGVGGMLSVPYDMGGMALRNAAIPQPIPIGTLASALANASPEQQRMMLGESLYPHVEQLEPEAAAKVTGMLLEMDQTEVLHLLESPEALKAKVAEAMEVLRNVAQQQPAGSAADQLASLSLTD; translated from the exons ATGGCTCAGGGTCAAGCTCAGGCGGCTGTTCAGGGACAGAACGTGAATGGCGGGGCCAATCAATTCGTGACGACGTCGCTTTACGTGGGCGATCTGGAGGAGAACGTCTCGGATTCCCAGCTGTACGATCTATTTAATCAGATCAGTCAGGTGGTTTCAGTTCGGGTTTGCCGGGACTTGTCGACCCGTCGATCACTGGGTTACGGTTACGTTAATTACAGCAATCCACATGATG cGGCAAGGGCATTGGATGTGCTGAACTTCACTCCTGTGAATGGAAAGCCTATTAGGATTATGTATTCTCATCGCGACCCTACTCTTCGGAAAAGTGGAGCAGGGAATATATTTATCAAG AATCTGGACAAGGCCATTGATCACAAGGCGTTACAGGAAACATTCTCTGCATTTGGGAACATCCTCTCTTGCAAGGTGGCAACAGATTTGAATGGTCTGTCAAAAGGCTATGGCTTTGTACAATTTGAGAATGAGGAATCTGCCCAAAAAGCTATAGAGAAGCTGAATGGTATGCTATTAAATGATAAGCAAGTTTATGTAGGGCCATTCCTCCGCAAACAAGAGAGAGAAACTGAAATCAACATGAACAAATTCAACAATGTTTATGTAAAGAATCTCTCAGAAGCAATAACTGAAGAAGATTTGCAGAAAATTTTTGGTGAATTTGGCACGATTACTAGTGTTGTGGTGATGAGGGATGCAGATGGCAAATCAAAGTGCTTTGGTTTTGTCAATTTTGAGAATGCTGATGATGCCGCAAACGCTGTTGAGGCCCTTAATGGAAAGAAATTTGATGATAAGGAATGGTATGTTGGGAAAGCCCAGAGGAAATCTGAAAGGGAACTTGAGTTAAAATATCGATTTGAGCAGAATATGAAGGAAGTGGCAGATAAATTTCAGGGTGCAAACTTGTACAtgaaaaatttagatgataGTATCGATGATGATAAGCTTAAGCAGCTGTTCTCTCAATTTGGTTCCATCACATCATGCAAG GTGATGCGAGACCCTAACGGAATTAGCAGAGGATCAGGATTTGTTGCATTCACCACTCCTGAAGAGGCATCTAGAGCT ATCCTggagatgaatggaaaaatGGTTGTTAGCAAGCCTCTATTTGTTGCACTTGCACAACGCAAGGAAGATAGAAGAGCAAGGCTGCAG GCTCAGTTTTCTCAAATCCGGCCAGTTGCTATGGCACCTTCTGTTGCTTCTCGTATGCCAATGTACCCTCCTGGTGGTCCGGGTCTTGGGCAACAGCTATTCTATGGTCAAGCTCCACCTGCTATGATTCCTCCTCAG CCTGGATTTGGGTATCAGCAGCAGCTTGTTCCTGGTATGAGACCTGCTGGGGCCCCAATGCAGAATTTCTATGTTCCAGTGGTTCCACCAGGGCAACAGAGTCAGCGGCCTAGTGGCAGACGGGCAGGAGCTATGCAACAAACCCAACAACATGTTCCTGTAATGCAGCCACAG ATGCTTCCTAGGGGACGTGTCTACCGCTACCCCTCTGGGCGTGGACTGCCTGATGTTCCCATGCCTGGTGTTGGAGGAATGCTATCTGTTCCATATGACATGGGTGGTATGGCTTTGCGCAATGCAGCAATCCCTCAGCCAATTCCAATTGGGACTTTGGCTTCTGCCCTTGCAAATGCCTCTCCAGAGCAGCAGAGGATG ATGCTGGGGGAAAGTCTTTACCCACATGTGGAACAGCTGGAGCCTGAAGCAGCAGCCAAGGTTACAGGAATGCTTTTGGAGATGGATCAAACAGAGGTTCTCCACTTGCTCGAGTCACCAGAGGCTCTGAAAGCGAAGGTGGCCGAGGCAATGGAGGTTTTGAGGAATGTTGCTCAGCAACAGCCGGCAGGCAGCGCAGCTGATCAACTGGCATCGTTGTCATTGACTGATTAA
- the LOC123206623 gene encoding CBS domain-containing protein CBSX2, chloroplastic-like isoform X4: MSSISVLTCLTLVRLHGVHSLPHPHFPCTLVTAISPVRSKSRRCSFSRAPPAFAHNGAGITNSVPPRNGTYTVGDFMTRKEDLHVVKTTTTVDEALECLVEKRITGFPVIDDDWKLVGVVSDYDLLAIDSISGCNQNDANLFPNVNSSWKTFNEIQRLLSKNNGKVVGDLMTPTPLVVYENTNLEDAARLLLETKYRRLPVVDGDGKLVGIITRGNVVRAALHIKHSVQGSSGGPR; this comes from the exons ATGAGCTCCATTTCTGTGCTCACTTGTCTCACCCTCGTACGACTCCACGGCGTTCACTCGCTTCCCCATCCTCACTTTCCCTGCACACTAGTAACCGCCATATCACCGGTTCGTTCTAAGAGCCGACGTTGCAGTTTCTCTCGAGCGCCGCCGGCTTTCGCTCATAACGGCGCCGGGATCACGAACTCCGTTCCG cCAAGAAATGGAACATACACGGTTGGTGATTTTATGACCAGGAAGGAGGATTTACATGTTGTGAAGACTACAACAACGGTTGATGAAG CACTTGAGTGTCTTGTCGAGAAGAGAATAACTGGTTTTCCTGTAATAGATGATGACTGGAAACTG GTTGGTGTTGTTTCAGATTATGACCTGTTAGCAATTGACTCCATATCAG GTTGCAATCAAAATGATGCAAACTTGTTTCCTAATGTCAATAGTTCTTGGAAA ACATTCAATGAGATACAAAGACTGCTTAGTAAGAATAATGGAAAAGTTGTTGGTGACTTGATGACACCTACTCCACTTGTTGTTTATGAAAATACCAACTTAGAAGATGCTGCTAG GTTGTTGCTAGAAACAAAATACCGGAGATTGCCAGTGGTAGACGGTGATGGCAAGCTG GTCGGAATCATCACAAGGGGAAATGTTGTTAGAGCGGCTCTGCATATAAAACATTCAG TGCAGGGTAGTTCTGGTGGTCCTAGATAA